In Thunnus thynnus chromosome 4, fThuThy2.1, whole genome shotgun sequence, a genomic segment contains:
- the LOC137181552 gene encoding uncharacterized protein, protein MFNTVIGGVMPWKTHVLYFLLTSTLSSIKLSDGRTADVGVVLQRPAETISALSSRFGTVQGSLQFSVKHESAAPTRGGSLALRLDNQKPTTALHSLMDAKLKRMDPSVQCGDNLMTLKVKQTRAPRFLVDSGEGPIPLSQMPSSCGYFVKRSRRDVLFAAPYQGCHVTQQGGNYVLPLRLSGAPMTMSCPTVSPLPSISCFPTGMVLKIVGVTASELKVKVSGTWKSLSSVCSSCGFAVEELSGGLKLTAPYPGGSCIEMKDEEYLLSLLLADVELLVTCPSLPSVKPTTATTTPSSDAGQFPQYPLYPQFPIFPQHPVFPGPSPQTQSPTAPTDAPAPQLPQLPSSAGADSGPDTENQEVPAAQQPAFPFMPQYSQFPQFPLFPRPVPPIQSTADKNTAAPPAQLPQIMQSPQYLYPFPPQFPMVPGIFHSTTTPPPATSAEVLVTTPAPTEHDGKPNFPQQPQFPVLSPYPFLPFPNRPVSPGDQPQAVQDPKPVPQQPKPYVYPQTYQIPMFYPPQKQSTQSQTAAPATTSTTTATTTLKPSIQKPFYYQHPYMPLYYAPPQQPVFPDTPTTPPPPPPATSAEILVTTPAPTEHDGKPNFPQQPQFPVLSPYPVLPFPNRPVSPGDQPQAVQDPKPVFQQPKPHVYPQTYQIPMFYPPQKQSTQSQTAAPATTSTTTATTTLKPSIQKPFYYQHPYMPLYYAPPQQPVFPDTPTTPPPPPPATSAEILVTTPAPTEHDGKPNFPQQPQFPVLSPYPVLPFPNRPVPPGDQPQAVHDPKPVLQQPKPHVYPQTYQIPMFYPPQKQSTQSQTAAPATTSTTTATTTLKPSIQKPFYYQHPYMPLYYAPPQQPVFPDHPTTPPTPASADQNQHHTMPPSLSFRNW, encoded by the exons TACTAACATCGACACTGTCGTCCATAAAACTCAGTGATGGACGGACCGCAGATGTCGGGGTTGTTTTGCAAAGACCCGCAGAAACTATTTCAGCTCTTTCTTCTCGTTTTGGGACAGTACAAGGCAGTCTTCAATTCAGCGTGAAACATGAATCTGCGGCCCCAACTCGAGGCGGATCACTTGCTCTTAGGTTAGATAATCAAAAGCCGACGACAG CGTTGCACAGTTTGATGGATGCAAAACTCAAGCGCATGGATCCATCAGTGCAATGTGGTGACAACTTGATGACTTTGAAGGTCAAACAGACCAGAGCTCCTCGTTTTCTTGTGGATAGTG GTGAGGGACCTATTCCTCTGTCTCAAATGCCCTCAAGCTGTGGCTATTTTGTGAAGAGGTCCCGCAGAGATGTGCTCTTTGCTGCACCTTACCAGGGCTGCCATGTTACCCAACAG GGTGGCAATTATGTACTACCACTGCGTCTATCAGGGGCACCAATGACAATGTCTTGCCCAACTGTGTCACCACTACCCTCCATTTCCTGTTTCCCAACTGGAATGGTGCTCAAGATTGTTGGTGTAACAGCAAGTGAACTCAAAGTTAAAG TGTCTGGCACTTGGAAGTCCCTTTCATCCGTCTGCAGCAGTTGTGGATTTGCTGTTGAAGAGCTCTCTGGAGGACTTAAGCTCACTGCACCCTACCCCGGAGGCTCGTGCATAGAAATGAAG GATGAGGAGTATTTACTTTCTCTCCTGTTGGCGGATGTTGAGCTCTTAGTCACATGCCCTTCATTACCGAGCGTTAAGCctacaacagcaacaactaCGCCTTCTAGTGATGCTGGTCAGTTCCCACAGTATCCTCTGTACCCTCAGTTCCCGATTTTTCCACAACACCCAGTGTTTCCTGGGCCCTCTCCTCAAACACAGAGTCCCACTGCTCCCACAGATGCACCGGCACCACAACTTCCACAGCTTCCTTCAAGTGCTGGTGCAGACTCCGGGCCTGACACTGAAAACCAAGAAGTGCCTGCAGCTCAGCAACCTGCATTCCCGTTCATGCCACAGTATTCACAGTTCCCTCAGTTCCCCTTGTTTCCCAGACCTGTGCCACCAATACAGTctacagctgataaaaacactgctgctcctcCGGCACAATTACCTCAGATAATGCAGTCTCCACAGTATCTCTATCCTTTTCCCCCACAATTCCCTATGGTACCTGGAATTTTCCATTCAACAaccactcctcctcctgccaCTAGCGCAGAGGTTTTGGTAACCACACCTGCCCCCACTGAGCATGATGGGAAGCCTAATTTTCCCCAGCAGCCACAGTTTCCAGTGCTCTCTCCATATCCTTTCTTGCCATTCCCAAATCGCCCAGTGTCTCCAGGAGATCAACCCCAAGCTGTTCAGGATCCCAAACCTGTTCCCCAGCAGCCCAAACCATACGTGTATCCCCAGACTTATCAGATCCCCATGTTTTATCCACCTCAAAAGCAAAGTACTCAATCTCAAACTGCAGCTCCTGCCACCACCTCAACAACCACTGCAACTACGACTCTAAAGCCTTCTATACAAAAGCCATTTTACTACCAACACCCTTATATGCCACTTTATTATGCTCCTCCTCAGCAGCCTGTATTTCCGGATACTCCAaccacacctcctcctcctcctcctgccacTAGCGCAGAGATTTTGGTAACCACACCTGCCCCTACGGAGCATGATGGGAAGCCTAATTTTCCCCAGCAGCCACAGTTTCCAGTGCTCTCTCCATATCCTGTCTTGCCATTCCCAAATCGCCCAGTGTCTCCAGGAGATCAACCCCAAGCTGTTCAGGATCCCAAACCTGTGTTCCAGCAGCCCAAACCACATGTGTATCCCCAGACTTATCAGATCCCCATGTTTTATCCACCTCAAAAGCAAAGTACTCAATCTCAAACTGCAGCTCCTGCCACCACCTCAACAACCACTGCAACTACGACTCTAAAGCCTTCTATTCAAAAGCCATTTTACTACCAACACCCTTATATGCCACTTTATTATGCTCCTCCTCAGCAGCCTGTATTTCCGGATACTCCAaccacacctcctcctcctcctcctgccacTAGCGCAGAGATTTTGGTAACCACACCTGCCCCTACGGAGCATGATGGGAAGCCTAATTTTCCCCAGCAGCCACAGTTTCCAGTGCTCTCTCCATATCCTGTCTTGCCATTCCCAAATCGCCCAGTGCCTCCAGGAGATCAACCCCAAGCTGTTCATGATCCCAAACCTGTTCTCCAGCAGCCCAAACCACATGTGTATCCCCAGACTTATCAGATCCCCATGTTTTATCCGCCTCAAAAGCAAAGTACTCAATCTCAAACTGCAGCTCCTGCCACCACCTCAACAACCACTGCAACTACGACTCTAAAGCCTTCTATTCAAAAGCCATTTTACTACCAACACCCTTATATGCCACTTTATTATGCTCCTCCTCAGCAGCCTGTATTTCCAGATCATCCAACCACGCCTCCAACTCCTGCTTCAGCTGATCAGAATCAACACCACACAATGCCCCCTTCTTTATCCTTTAGGAATTGGTGA